A window from Carassius gibelio isolate Cgi1373 ecotype wild population from Czech Republic chromosome B3, carGib1.2-hapl.c, whole genome shotgun sequence encodes these proteins:
- the mpg gene encoding DNA-3-methyladenine glycosylase — MTTRKRKKSLLTLPQSECASDQTDGEPLKRPSQCQSDKIAVLQHLSPYFSVRESVRLSYSFFNQPCEDLAKAFLGKVLVRKLTDGTELRGRVVETEAYLGGEDKASHSAGGKRTERNTAMFMKPGTIYVYPIYGIYLCMNVSSQGEGAAVLVRSLEPLSAQDVMRGLRAAKRKAGAKILKEKEFCNGPSKLCQALDIQRCFDRRDLATDTEVWLERDPEREAVCAGEVVSAPRIGVESHGEWATKPLRFYLRGHPCVSVLNRDAERQMQSSTDLHNTEMDRTV; from the exons ATGACAACACGGAAAAGGAAGAAATCATTGTTAACGTTACCTCAGTCCGAGTGTGCCAGCGATCAGACTGATGGTGAACCTCTCAAGAGACCCAGTCAGTGTCAATCTGACAAGATAGCTGTGCTTCAGCATCTCAGCCCTTACTTCTCAGTGAGAGAGTCTGTCAGACTGAGTTACAGCTTCTTCAATCAGCCCTGCGAAGATCTGGCAAAGGCCTTTCTCGGCAAG GTGTTGGTGAGGAAGCTAACTGATGGCACTGAGCTCAGAGGACGGGTTGTGGAAACCGAAGCATATTTGGGTGGGGAGGACAAAGCGTCCCACTCAGCAGGAGGGAAACGAACGGAGAGAAACACTGCCATGTTCATGAAGCCTGGGACCATCTACGTCTATCCCATCTATGGCATCTACCTCTGCATGAACGTCTCCAGCCAAG gggaGGGGGCGGCGGTGCTTGTGCGCTCGCTGGAGCCTCTGAGCGCTCAGGACGTCATGAGGGGCCTGCGAGCAGCCAAACGCAAGGCAGGAGCCAAAATCCTTAAGGAGAAAGAGTTCTGCAATGGGCCGTCAAAGCTGTGTCAAGCACTAGATATACAGCGCTGCTTCGACCGCAGGGATCTGGCCACTGACACAGAGGTGTGGCTTGAGAGGGACCCAGAACGAGAGGCCGTCTGCGCGGGAGAGGTGGTGTCAGCGCCCCGGATAGGAGTCGAGTCTCACGGTGAATGGGCAACCAAACCGCTTCGCTTCTACTTGAGAGGACACCCGTGTGTGAGCGTGCTGAACAGAGACGCAGAGCGCCAGATGCAGTCCTCCACTGATCTTCATAACACTGAGATGGACAGGACAGTCTGA